A single region of the Kocuria rosea genome encodes:
- a CDS encoding PRC and DUF2382 domain-containing protein codes for MATYDVNALLSATAYGSDGDKIGKVEQVFLDDNTEEVTFVTVNTGLFGTKESFVPADGAQQDGDRLVLPYTKDVVKDAPNVDADQHLSPAEEEEIYRYYKMNYSGTDDRDRTDRDRTAGVAGTAGTAGAAGLADRDDRYAADTDRNAVPATGTAGYPENDGYADTDRDRDRTAGITDVDTDRDRTAGVADVDRDRTAGLTDRDRTDSVDNGVVRHEEQLHVGKERQETGRARLRKYVVTENESVDVPLEREEVRVERTPLSGTEATAGTIGEEDVEVTLHEERPVVAKETVGVEKVGLEKETVRDTERVDAEVRKEQVEVETDAERGTGLTDRNRGTGLTDDDRRDRI; via the coding sequence ATGGCTACGTACGACGTGAACGCACTGCTGTCCGCCACCGCCTACGGGTCGGACGGCGACAAGATCGGCAAGGTCGAGCAGGTCTTCCTGGACGACAACACCGAAGAGGTCACCTTCGTGACCGTCAACACCGGTCTCTTCGGCACCAAGGAGAGCTTCGTCCCCGCCGACGGCGCCCAGCAGGACGGCGACCGCCTCGTCCTTCCCTACACCAAGGACGTCGTCAAGGACGCCCCGAACGTGGACGCGGACCAGCACCTCTCCCCGGCCGAGGAGGAGGAGATCTACCGCTACTACAAGATGAACTACTCCGGCACCGACGACCGCGACCGCACCGACCGTGACCGCACCGCCGGCGTTGCCGGCACCGCCGGGACCGCCGGCGCCGCAGGTCTCGCCGACCGCGACGACCGCTACGCCGCGGACACCGACCGCAACGCCGTCCCGGCGACCGGCACTGCCGGCTACCCCGAGAACGACGGGTACGCCGACACCGACCGTGACCGTGACCGCACTGCCGGGATCACCGACGTCGACACCGACCGCGACCGCACCGCGGGGGTCGCCGACGTCGACCGCGACCGCACCGCCGGGCTCACCGACCGTGACCGCACCGACAGTGTCGACAACGGCGTGGTCCGCCACGAGGAGCAGCTGCACGTCGGCAAGGAGCGCCAGGAGACCGGCCGCGCCCGTCTGCGCAAGTACGTGGTCACGGAGAACGAGTCCGTGGACGTGCCCCTCGAGCGCGAAGAGGTCCGTGTCGAGCGCACCCCGCTGAGCGGCACCGAGGCCACCGCCGGCACCATCGGCGAGGAGGACGTCGAGGTGACCCTCCACGAGGAGCGCCCCGTCGTCGCCAAGGAGACCGTGGGCGTCGAGAAGGTCGGCCTGGAGAAGGAGACCGTCCGCGACACCGAGCGCGTCGACGCCGAGGTCCGCAAGGAGCAGGTCGAGGTCGAGACCGACGCCGAGCGCGGCACCGGCCTGACCGACCGCAACCGCGGCACCGGCCTGACCGACGACGATCGCCGCGACCGCATCTGA
- a CDS encoding MFS transporter, with protein MPSPPPHRLWTAGFVLMWAGQFLISMNFYLLMTVMALYAMERFGTDEALAGVATSAFIVGAVLARLLTGKYMELLGRRRVLLAALLLLALCAAAYLLDTGFWGLLVVRVLNGVGFGMATTVLPASVQALIPAHRRGEGTGYFMLSTTLAAALGPLAGLSLSTAVGYDTLFGVCTAVALLGLAVGAVTRVPELSLSAEQRAGLRSFSVGQFVEARALPVSALMLFVGVGYSAVLSFLNPFAVQADLVGPAGAYFVAYAVTVLVSRPFAGRLQDRRGDNAVLYPSLLLFVVALLLLAAADSPFLVLASGTVLGVGYGAVLSAAQAAAVRSAPLTRVGLSTSTYFLCMDVGVALGPMLMGALVPALGYRGMYVAAAAVVALGLVYYAAVPGTRARRAAG; from the coding sequence GTGCCCTCTCCCCCGCCGCACCGGCTGTGGACCGCCGGCTTCGTGCTGATGTGGGCGGGCCAGTTCCTCATCTCCATGAACTTCTACCTGCTGATGACCGTCATGGCGCTCTACGCCATGGAGCGCTTCGGCACGGACGAGGCGCTGGCCGGGGTGGCCACGAGCGCCTTCATCGTCGGGGCGGTCCTGGCGCGGCTGCTCACCGGCAAGTACATGGAGCTGCTCGGGCGCCGGCGCGTGCTGCTCGCCGCGCTCCTGCTGCTGGCGCTGTGCGCCGCCGCCTACCTGCTCGACACCGGCTTCTGGGGCCTGCTGGTGGTGCGGGTGCTCAACGGCGTGGGCTTCGGCATGGCCACCACCGTGCTGCCCGCGTCCGTCCAGGCCCTCATCCCCGCGCACCGGCGGGGCGAGGGCACCGGGTACTTCATGCTTTCCACCACCCTGGCCGCCGCGCTGGGTCCCCTGGCGGGACTGAGCCTGTCCACGGCGGTGGGCTACGACACGCTCTTCGGGGTGTGCACGGCGGTCGCCCTGCTGGGCCTCGCCGTGGGAGCCGTCACCCGGGTCCCCGAGCTGAGCCTCTCCGCCGAGCAGCGGGCGGGGCTGCGGTCCTTCTCCGTGGGGCAGTTCGTGGAGGCGCGGGCCCTGCCCGTCTCGGCGCTCATGCTCTTCGTGGGCGTGGGGTACTCGGCAGTCCTGTCCTTCCTCAACCCGTTCGCCGTGCAGGCGGACCTCGTGGGCCCCGCGGGCGCGTACTTCGTGGCCTACGCCGTCACCGTCCTGGTGAGCCGCCCGTTCGCGGGCCGGCTGCAGGACCGGCGCGGGGACAACGCGGTGCTGTACCCGTCGCTGCTGCTCTTCGTGGTGGCGCTGCTGCTGCTCGCGGCCGCGGACTCGCCGTTCCTCGTGCTCGCCTCGGGCACGGTGCTGGGCGTGGGCTACGGGGCGGTGCTCTCGGCGGCCCAGGCCGCCGCGGTCCGCTCGGCCCCGCTCACCCGCGTGGGGCTGTCCACGTCGACCTACTTCCTGTGCATGGACGTGGGGGTGGCCCTGGGCCCGATGCTCATGGGGGCCCTGGTCCCTGCGCTGGGCTACCGGGGGATGTACGTGGCGGCCGCGGCGGTGGTCGCGCTGGGCCTGGTCTACTACGCGGCCGTGCCCGGCACGCGGGCCCGGCGGGCAGCGGGGTGA
- a CDS encoding HIT family protein: MTGTAPDAGPPHHWIRQDEFEIPGVPDSFQRLWTPHRLAYVRGEDPSVREDPGCPFCNGPQRADEESLIVHRGEHCFVILNLFPYNPGHLMVCPYRHVADLTELEPAELRELTDLTRTAVATIRGVASPHAFNVGINLGAAAGGSLSGHLHQHVVPRWNGDANFMPVLAGTKAIMQTLGDTRQDIADAWPAA; the protein is encoded by the coding sequence GTGACCGGTACGGCGCCCGACGCCGGGCCCCCGCACCACTGGATCCGCCAGGACGAGTTCGAGATCCCCGGGGTGCCCGACAGCTTCCAGCGGCTGTGGACCCCGCACCGGCTCGCCTACGTGCGCGGCGAGGACCCGTCCGTGCGGGAGGACCCCGGGTGCCCCTTCTGCAACGGCCCGCAGCGCGCGGACGAGGAGTCGCTGATCGTCCACCGCGGCGAGCACTGCTTCGTGATCCTCAACCTGTTCCCGTACAACCCCGGACACCTCATGGTCTGCCCGTACCGGCACGTGGCCGATCTGACGGAGCTCGAGCCGGCGGAGCTGCGGGAGCTCACGGACCTGACCCGCACCGCGGTCGCCACGATCCGCGGCGTCGCGTCCCCGCACGCCTTCAACGTGGGCATCAACCTGGGGGCCGCGGCCGGCGGCTCCCTCTCGGGGCACCTGCACCAGCACGTGGTGCCCCGCTGGAACGGGGACGCCAACTTCATGCCCGTCCTCGCCGGGACCAAGGCCATCATGCAGACCCTCGGGGACACCCGCCAGGACATCGCCGACGCCTGGCCCGCGGCCTGA
- a CDS encoding M3 family metallopeptidase, giving the protein MDNPLLRPSPLPYELPDFGRIKEEHFLPAFEAAMAQDLECVRTVLADPDPPTFANTIEALERGGLALDRVESVFFTLTAAHNTEGIQRIYQELAPRLSEHKADFTLNKELYARVRRVDRTDLEPWQLRALDEYVSWFANSGAELTLDDQRRLREINDELSELSIGYGNDLIREVNASAVFVDDRAELDGLSPTDVEAAASAAAENGMPGRYLLTPSLFTVQPVLSVLTDRALRRRIHLAAVNRGTGEHGGEGSQSRTDLLPVAARIARLRAEQAGLLGYRSHGDHVMAGNTAPSQEAVHEMLERITGPAVRNALEERAELEQLAGHPIEAWDWPFWAERLRRERYAVDASALREHFELESVLEHGIFRTARELYGLVFTERPDLDGYLPQVRVWEVTDEAGRGVGLFLGDWFTRPTKQGGAWMGSLVHQNRLTGQRPVVVNNANFTRPPAGRPKLLTLDEVVTVFHEFGHALHGLLSDVHLPSFSGTKVPRDFVEYPSQVHEMWVLHPEVLRHYARHHRTGEPIPEETLAGLREASAHGQGYRTVEYLASTYLDLAWHGIEDPAELPDPRTVEQEALARAGVDVDGIAPRYRTGYFKHIFAGGYSAGYYSYIWSEILDADTAQWFASRGGPTRENGRRFAEEVLSRGNETAPMEAFEALLGRRPHLGALLERRGLQPREEFVHQRRGAPAQDARG; this is encoded by the coding sequence TTGGACAACCCACTCCTGCGCCCCAGCCCGCTCCCCTACGAGCTGCCCGACTTCGGGCGGATCAAGGAGGAGCACTTCCTGCCGGCCTTCGAGGCTGCGATGGCCCAGGACCTCGAGTGCGTGCGGACGGTCCTGGCCGACCCGGACCCGCCCACCTTCGCCAACACCATCGAGGCCCTCGAGCGCGGGGGTCTGGCCCTGGACCGGGTCGAGTCGGTCTTCTTCACGCTGACCGCCGCGCACAACACGGAGGGCATCCAGCGGATCTACCAGGAGCTCGCCCCGCGGCTGTCGGAGCACAAGGCGGACTTCACGCTCAACAAGGAGCTCTACGCCCGGGTCCGGCGGGTGGACCGCACCGACCTGGAGCCGTGGCAGCTGCGCGCCCTGGACGAGTACGTCTCCTGGTTCGCGAACTCCGGTGCGGAGCTGACCCTGGACGACCAGCGGCGGCTCCGGGAGATCAACGACGAGCTCTCGGAGCTGAGCATCGGCTACGGCAACGACCTGATCCGGGAGGTCAACGCCTCCGCCGTGTTCGTCGACGACCGCGCGGAGCTGGACGGGCTGTCCCCCACGGACGTCGAGGCCGCCGCCTCCGCGGCCGCCGAGAACGGGATGCCGGGCCGGTACCTGCTCACGCCCTCGCTGTTCACCGTGCAGCCCGTGCTGTCGGTGCTCACGGACCGCGCGCTGCGCCGGCGGATCCATCTGGCCGCCGTCAACCGCGGCACCGGCGAGCACGGCGGCGAGGGCTCGCAGAGCCGCACGGACCTGCTGCCCGTGGCCGCCCGGATCGCCCGGCTGCGCGCGGAGCAGGCCGGGCTGCTCGGCTACCGCAGCCACGGCGACCACGTCATGGCCGGGAACACAGCGCCGTCCCAGGAGGCGGTGCACGAGATGCTGGAGCGGATCACCGGCCCCGCCGTGCGCAACGCCCTCGAGGAGCGGGCGGAGCTCGAGCAGCTGGCCGGGCACCCGATCGAGGCGTGGGACTGGCCGTTCTGGGCCGAGCGGCTGCGCCGGGAGCGCTACGCCGTGGACGCCTCCGCGCTGCGGGAGCACTTCGAGCTGGAGTCCGTGCTGGAGCACGGGATCTTCCGCACCGCCCGGGAGCTTTACGGGCTGGTCTTCACCGAGCGCCCCGACCTGGACGGCTACCTGCCGCAGGTGCGGGTGTGGGAGGTCACCGACGAGGCGGGCCGCGGCGTGGGGCTGTTCCTGGGCGACTGGTTCACGCGGCCCACCAAGCAGGGCGGCGCCTGGATGGGATCGCTGGTGCACCAGAACCGGCTGACCGGTCAGCGCCCCGTCGTCGTCAACAACGCGAACTTCACCCGGCCGCCCGCGGGCAGGCCCAAGCTGCTGACCCTGGACGAGGTGGTGACGGTCTTCCACGAGTTCGGCCACGCGCTGCACGGGCTGCTCTCCGACGTGCACCTGCCCTCGTTCTCCGGGACGAAGGTGCCGCGGGACTTCGTGGAGTACCCCTCCCAGGTGCACGAGATGTGGGTGCTGCACCCGGAGGTGCTCCGGCACTACGCCCGCCACCACCGCACGGGCGAGCCGATCCCCGAGGAGACCCTCGCGGGCCTGCGGGAGGCGTCCGCGCACGGGCAGGGCTACCGGACCGTCGAGTACCTCGCCTCGACCTACCTGGATCTCGCGTGGCACGGGATCGAGGACCCCGCCGAGCTGCCGGACCCCCGGACCGTGGAGCAGGAGGCGCTCGCCCGCGCCGGGGTGGACGTGGACGGCATCGCCCCGCGCTACCGGACCGGGTACTTCAAGCACATCTTCGCCGGCGGCTACTCCGCGGGCTACTACTCCTACATCTGGTCCGAGATCCTCGACGCCGACACGGCGCAGTGGTTCGCGTCCCGCGGCGGACCGACCCGGGAGAACGGGCGGCGCTTCGCCGAGGAGGTGCTCTCCCGGGGCAACGAGACCGCCCCGATGGAGGCCTTCGAGGCCCTGCTGGGACGCCGCCCGCACCTCGGCGCGCTGCTGGAGCGGCGCGGACTCCAGCCGCGGGAGGAGTTCGTCCACCAGCGGCGCGGTGCTCCCGCCCAGGACGCCCGCGGCTGA
- a CDS encoding lycopene cyclase family protein, whose product MNEYSSLSVERGSIPLGIRLRSPRGRHVRIGCPAGAVKATTGYGFTRILRQTQHLASTLASTGSPDAPRPSPRFRWYDRPLLTMWEHDPEHAVHFMKAAFTSGDADLVLDFLDERTTFAQERRLLGSMPVTMLLQPRLWI is encoded by the coding sequence GTGAACGAGTACTCGTCGTTGTCCGTGGAGCGAGGGTCCATCCCCTTGGGCATCCGCCTCCGTTCTCCGCGCGGCCGCCATGTGCGCATCGGATGTCCCGCCGGGGCCGTCAAGGCCACCACGGGCTACGGCTTCACCCGGATCCTTCGTCAGACCCAGCACCTCGCCTCCACGCTGGCCTCCACCGGGTCACCCGACGCTCCCCGGCCGTCCCCACGCTTCCGCTGGTACGACAGGCCCTTGCTCACGATGTGGGAACACGACCCCGAACATGCGGTGCACTTCATGAAAGCCGCGTTCACCTCCGGCGATGCTGATCTCGTCCTCGACTTCCTCGACGAACGGACCACGTTCGCACAGGAACGGCGGCTGCTCGGGTCCATGCCGGTCACGATGCTCCTGCAGCCGCGTCTCTGGATCTGA
- a CDS encoding DNA polymerase III subunit alpha produces MSFPHLHVATAFSAHFGVSRPAVLAAAAAADGADALACTDRDGLYGAIKHLGACREHGIDPVLGADLALLDPGRERALGRVVVLAAGGTAGAGYAALCRLVSTAHAAAGPPGVTAAEIAAAAHSPRHGEPVLTVLLGPSSDVGQELAARRYRTGRAALARWRTLLPAPALAVEVVSHLAAPGTACSTSHAARMLRAALEAGLTPVLTNAVRYATPAEAATADVLDAARALTPLETLGARAGHAPGGRATGRTGTSRRTTAPEPLQPNGQGWLKSARQMRALAAEIARAADLGAAGAAALLAGTQRVADRCRLDPVADCGWGRPVVPEASVLGLDRPAPAELRARCETGLGRRYPGRRMTRAVRDRLEQELGVIEDLGFASYFLTVAEVSAMIGQMGVRHAARGSGVSSLVNYLLDVSQVDPLEHELLFERFLSNDRSTLPDIDIDVESAERHRVYLRIFERFGPERVSLMSMQNAYRARGAVRDAGLALGIDPETVDGAAKQLWHLPASALRETIARQPELRDFAEQVAQEKQLDLLVDLTERLDRLPRHISMHPCGVILGDLSLLDRTPVQSSGTGMPMSQFDKHDMDPMGMLKLDILGVRMQSALAHAVDEVARTHPDRPRLDLEAIPVDDARTFELIRSTHTLGCFQIESPGQRELIGKMAPTSFRDLIVDISLFRPGPMHSDMVRPYLEHRHGWSAPVSIHPSLDPILAETHGVTVFHEQVLRILDTFTGCGLARADELRRRLGSERQLEVEEFFRERARARDYPLDVVDRVWETLAAFGSFGFCKAHGAAFAVPTYQSAWLKAHHPEAFLAGLWEHDPGMYPKRLLVGEARRMGIPVLPVDVNRSDEHYRVERLDDDPARLGVRLALTGIHGVSRAEVRRIVAGQPYASLAELRQRARPSRRTLERLAAVGAFDGLLRRSGGPASRADLVHALRARADSGRPARPAGEVEGQLALPLGDLELRALPAERPEPTLAEKVRTELDLLAVDVSAHLLESWAPLLGELGVTPAERLLELRNRSEVLVAGVRVSTMTPPMRSGRRVVFVSLDDGTGAVDCAFFSDAQTRSGQHLFGTRMLLVRGRTRRTGPRGISISAEQAWDLADPGTPAAVRAAAPPSLRGAGAG; encoded by the coding sequence GTGAGCTTTCCGCACCTGCACGTCGCCACCGCCTTCAGCGCCCACTTCGGGGTCAGCCGACCTGCCGTCCTGGCGGCCGCCGCCGCGGCGGACGGCGCGGACGCGCTCGCCTGCACCGACCGGGACGGGCTCTACGGCGCGATCAAGCACCTGGGCGCGTGCCGGGAGCACGGCATCGACCCGGTCCTGGGGGCCGACCTCGCCCTGCTGGACCCCGGCCGCGAGCGCGCCCTCGGCCGCGTGGTGGTCCTGGCGGCCGGCGGCACCGCCGGTGCGGGCTACGCCGCCCTGTGCCGGCTCGTCTCCACCGCCCACGCCGCAGCGGGCCCGCCCGGGGTGACCGCCGCCGAGATCGCGGCCGCCGCACACTCGCCCCGGCACGGGGAGCCGGTCCTGACCGTCCTGCTCGGGCCCTCCTCCGACGTCGGGCAGGAGCTCGCGGCCCGCCGCTACCGCACCGGGCGCGCCGCCCTGGCCCGGTGGCGGACCCTGCTCCCCGCACCGGCGCTCGCCGTGGAGGTGGTCTCGCACCTCGCCGCCCCCGGCACGGCGTGCAGCACCTCCCACGCGGCCCGGATGCTGCGCGCCGCCCTCGAGGCGGGGCTGACCCCCGTGCTGACCAACGCGGTGCGCTACGCCACGCCCGCCGAGGCCGCCACCGCCGACGTCCTCGACGCCGCCCGCGCCCTCACCCCGCTCGAGACCCTCGGGGCGCGCGCCGGCCACGCCCCCGGCGGCAGGGCCACCGGGCGGACCGGGACGTCCCGACGGACGACGGCGCCGGAGCCGCTGCAGCCCAACGGCCAGGGCTGGCTCAAGTCCGCCCGGCAGATGCGCGCGCTCGCCGCGGAGATCGCCCGGGCCGCGGACCTCGGCGCGGCCGGGGCCGCGGCCCTGCTGGCGGGCACCCAGCGGGTGGCCGACCGGTGCCGGCTGGACCCGGTCGCCGACTGCGGCTGGGGGCGGCCGGTGGTGCCCGAGGCCTCCGTGCTGGGCCTGGACCGGCCGGCGCCCGCAGAGCTGAGGGCCCGGTGCGAGACGGGGCTGGGCCGCCGCTACCCGGGCCGCCGCATGACACGGGCCGTGCGGGACCGGCTGGAGCAGGAGCTGGGGGTGATCGAGGACCTCGGCTTCGCCTCCTACTTCCTCACCGTGGCCGAGGTCTCCGCGATGATCGGGCAGATGGGGGTCCGCCACGCCGCCCGCGGCTCGGGGGTGTCCTCGCTCGTCAACTATCTGCTCGACGTCTCCCAGGTGGACCCGCTCGAGCACGAGCTGCTCTTCGAGCGCTTCCTCTCCAACGACCGCTCGACCCTCCCAGACATCGACATCGATGTCGAGTCGGCCGAGCGCCACCGCGTCTACCTGCGGATCTTCGAGCGCTTCGGCCCCGAACGGGTGAGCCTCATGAGCATGCAGAACGCCTACCGGGCCCGCGGTGCCGTCCGGGACGCCGGGCTGGCGCTCGGCATCGACCCCGAGACCGTGGACGGCGCGGCCAAGCAGCTGTGGCACCTGCCGGCCTCGGCGCTGCGGGAGACCATCGCCCGCCAGCCGGAGCTGCGGGACTTCGCCGAGCAGGTGGCCCAGGAGAAGCAGCTCGACCTCCTCGTGGACCTCACCGAGCGCCTGGACCGGCTGCCCCGACACATCTCCATGCACCCGTGCGGGGTGATCCTGGGGGACCTGAGCCTCCTGGACCGCACCCCGGTGCAGTCCAGTGGGACGGGGATGCCCATGAGCCAGTTCGACAAGCACGACATGGACCCCATGGGCATGCTCAAGCTCGACATCCTCGGCGTGCGGATGCAGTCGGCGCTCGCCCACGCCGTCGACGAGGTGGCCCGCACCCACCCGGACCGGCCCCGCCTGGACCTCGAGGCGATCCCCGTGGACGACGCGAGGACGTTCGAGCTCATCCGCTCGACCCACACCCTGGGGTGCTTCCAGATCGAGTCCCCGGGCCAGCGCGAGCTCATCGGCAAGATGGCGCCCACGAGCTTCCGCGACCTCATCGTGGACATCTCCCTGTTCCGTCCCGGGCCGATGCACTCGGACATGGTGCGCCCCTACCTGGAGCACCGCCACGGCTGGTCCGCGCCCGTCTCGATCCACCCGTCCCTCGACCCGATCCTCGCCGAGACCCACGGCGTGACCGTCTTCCACGAGCAGGTCCTGCGCATCCTCGACACCTTCACCGGATGCGGTCTCGCCCGGGCCGACGAGCTGCGCCGCCGGCTGGGCTCCGAGCGCCAGCTCGAGGTGGAGGAGTTCTTCCGCGAGCGGGCCCGTGCGCGGGACTACCCCCTGGACGTGGTGGACAGGGTCTGGGAGACCCTGGCGGCGTTCGGCTCGTTCGGCTTCTGCAAGGCCCACGGCGCGGCGTTCGCGGTGCCCACCTACCAGTCCGCGTGGCTGAAGGCCCACCACCCGGAGGCGTTCCTCGCGGGGCTGTGGGAGCACGATCCCGGGATGTACCCCAAGCGCCTGCTCGTGGGGGAGGCGCGGCGGATGGGCATCCCCGTCCTGCCCGTGGACGTCAACCGCTCCGACGAGCACTACCGGGTGGAACGGCTCGACGACGACCCCGCCCGCCTGGGCGTGCGCCTGGCCCTCACCGGGATCCACGGGGTCTCCCGGGCAGAGGTCCGCCGGATCGTGGCGGGGCAGCCCTACGCCTCGCTCGCCGAGCTGCGGCAGCGGGCCCGTCCCTCGCGGCGCACCCTCGAGCGTCTCGCCGCCGTGGGGGCCTTCGACGGCCTGCTGCGCCGTTCCGGCGGTCCCGCGTCCCGCGCCGACCTGGTGCACGCCCTGCGGGCCCGGGCGGACAGCGGCCGGCCCGCCCGGCCGGCCGGGGAGGTCGAGGGGCAGCTGGCCCTTCCGCTCGGGGACCTCGAGCTGCGCGCCCTGCCCGCGGAGCGCCCCGAGCCCACCCTGGCGGAGAAGGTCCGCACCGAGCTGGACCTGCTCGCGGTGGACGTCTCGGCGCACCTGCTGGAGAGCTGGGCGCCCCTGCTCGGCGAGCTCGGGGTCACGCCCGCGGAGCGGCTGCTGGAGCTGCGCAACCGGTCCGAGGTGCTCGTGGCGGGGGTGCGGGTCTCGACCATGACCCCGCCCATGCGCAGCGGCCGGCGGGTGGTCTTCGTCAGCCTCGACGACGGCACGGGCGCGGTGGACTGCGCCTTCTTCTCCGACGCCCAGACCCGCTCGGGGCAGCACCTGTTCGGCACGCGGATGCTGCTGGTGCGGGGCCGGACGCGGCGCACCGGGCCCCGGGGGATCAGCATCAGCGCCGAGCAGGCCTGGGACCTCGCCGACCCCGGAACCCCGGCCGCGGTGCGCGCCGCGGCCCCGCCTAGCCTGCGGGGAGCCGGGGCAGGATGA
- the thrS gene encoding threonine--tRNA ligase, giving the protein MTTVPEHQPESAPLTITVDGEQRTVGTGTSAADLYREDRSVVVARVNGVLKDLATGLADGDAVERVLISEPEGLEVLRHSAAHVMAQAVQQLHEDAKLGIGPYITDGFYFDFDVEQAFTPEDLKAIEKRMQRIVNSTQSFRRRAVSEEEARAEMADEPYKLELIGLSQGPGSGADVDAAAEGASVEVAAGELTIYDNVDRKTGETVWKDLCRGPHLPDTKLIGNGYALMRSAAAYWRGSEKNKQLQRIYGTAWPSKEDLTAYKNRLAEAERRDHRRLGSEMDLFSFPDELGSGLPVFHPRGGIIRKTMEDYSRERHTEAGYEFVYTPHITKGHLYEVSGHLDWYREGMFPAMHVDEERDPQTGELTKQGQDYYLKPMNCPMHNLIFRSRGRSYRELPLRLFEFGQVYRYEKSGVVHGLTRVRGMTQDDAHIYCTREQMKAELTTTLGFVLDLLKDYGLDDFYLELSTKDPEKFVGSDELWEEATNTLAEVAAESGLDLVPDAGGAAFYGPKISVQAKDAIGRTWQMSTIQLDFNLPERFDLEYQAADGTRQRPVMIHRALFGSVERFMGVLVEHYAGAFPAWLAPVQVVAIPVAEAFNDYLQGVVDTLRARGVRVELDAGSDRFPKKIRTASKEKVPFVLIAGGEDAEANAVSFRFRDGSQDNGVPVGEAVERIVAHVQRRINEEPTAAAAEDPRAAAETAGVGQ; this is encoded by the coding sequence ATGACCACCGTGCCCGAGCACCAGCCCGAGTCCGCCCCCCTCACGATCACCGTCGACGGCGAGCAGCGCACGGTGGGGACCGGGACGTCCGCCGCGGACCTGTACCGCGAGGACCGCTCCGTGGTGGTGGCCCGGGTCAACGGCGTGCTCAAGGACCTCGCCACCGGGCTGGCCGACGGGGACGCCGTGGAGCGGGTGCTGATCTCCGAGCCCGAGGGCCTCGAGGTGCTGCGCCACTCCGCCGCCCACGTCATGGCCCAGGCCGTGCAGCAGCTGCACGAGGACGCCAAGCTCGGCATCGGCCCGTACATCACCGACGGCTTCTACTTCGACTTCGACGTCGAGCAGGCGTTCACGCCCGAGGACCTCAAGGCCATCGAGAAGCGGATGCAGCGGATCGTGAACTCCACCCAGTCCTTCCGCCGCCGTGCGGTGAGCGAGGAGGAGGCCCGCGCCGAGATGGCGGACGAGCCGTACAAGCTCGAGCTCATCGGCCTGTCCCAGGGCCCCGGCTCCGGCGCGGACGTGGACGCCGCCGCGGAGGGCGCCTCCGTGGAGGTCGCCGCCGGCGAGCTGACGATCTACGACAACGTGGACCGCAAGACCGGGGAGACGGTCTGGAAGGACCTGTGCCGCGGCCCGCACCTGCCGGACACCAAGCTGATCGGCAACGGCTACGCCCTGATGCGCTCGGCCGCCGCCTACTGGCGCGGCTCCGAGAAGAACAAGCAGCTCCAGCGCATCTACGGCACCGCGTGGCCGTCCAAGGAGGACCTCACCGCGTACAAGAACCGCCTCGCCGAGGCGGAGCGGCGCGACCACCGCCGGCTCGGCTCGGAGATGGACCTGTTCTCCTTCCCCGACGAGCTCGGCTCCGGCCTTCCGGTGTTCCACCCCCGGGGCGGGATCATCCGCAAGACCATGGAGGACTACTCCCGGGAGCGGCACACGGAGGCCGGCTACGAGTTCGTCTACACCCCGCACATCACCAAGGGCCACCTCTACGAGGTCTCCGGCCACCTCGACTGGTACCGCGAGGGCATGTTCCCCGCGATGCACGTGGACGAGGAGCGGGACCCGCAGACCGGGGAGCTGACCAAGCAGGGCCAGGACTACTACCTGAAGCCCATGAACTGCCCGATGCACAACCTCATCTTCCGCTCCCGGGGCCGCTCCTACCGGGAGCTGCCGCTGCGCCTGTTCGAGTTCGGGCAGGTCTACCGGTACGAGAAGTCCGGCGTGGTGCACGGCCTGACCCGGGTGCGGGGCATGACCCAGGACGACGCCCACATCTACTGCACCCGGGAGCAGATGAAGGCGGAGCTGACCACCACGCTCGGCTTCGTGCTGGACCTGCTCAAGGACTACGGGCTGGACGACTTCTACCTCGAGCTCTCCACCAAGGACCCCGAGAAGTTCGTGGGCTCGGACGAGCTCTGGGAGGAGGCCACGAACACCCTCGCCGAGGTCGCGGCCGAGTCCGGGCTGGACCTGGTCCCGGACGCCGGCGGCGCCGCGTTCTACGGCCCGAAGATCTCGGTGCAGGCCAAGGACGCGATCGGGCGGACCTGGCAGATGTCCACCATCCAGCTCGACTTCAACCTGCCAGAGCGCTTCGACCTGGAGTACCAGGCCGCCGACGGCACCCGGCAGCGGCCCGTGATGATCCACCGTGCCCTGTTCGGCTCCGTGGAGCGGTTCATGGGGGTGCTGGTGGAGCACTACGCCGGGGCGTTCCCGGCGTGGCTGGCCCCCGTCCAGGTCGTGGCGATCCCGGTGGCCGAGGCCTTCAACGACTACCTGCAGGGCGTGGTGGACACGCTGCGGGCCCGCGGCGTGCGCGTGGAGCTCGACGCCGGCTCGGACCGGTTCCCCAAGAAGATCCGCACCGCCTCCAAGGAGAAGGTCCCGTTCGTGCTCATCGCGGGCGGGGAGGACGCCGAGGCGAACGCCGTGTCCTTCCGCTTCCGCGACGGCTCGCAGGACAACGGCGTCCCCGTCGGCGAGGCCGTGGAGCGGATCGTGGCGCACGTCCAGCGCCGCATCAACGAGGAGCCGACGGCCGCCGCCGCCGAGGACCCCCGCGCCGCCGCGGAGACGGCCGGGGTGGGGCAGTGA